One stretch of Priestia megaterium DNA includes these proteins:
- a CDS encoding potassium/proton antiporter, with product MDFTVDHSILLLSILLVIGVLTAKFSTRLGVPSLVLFIIVGMVVSHYIYFDNALLTQGFGILALIVILFDGGVQTKWKDVKRVVRPSVSLATFGVLITTVLTGVLAKYILGVTWLEGFLFGAIVGSTDAAAVFSVLGTQNIRQKLNSTLEAESGSNDPMAIFLTVSIIELIQHPDSPILSLILTFFWQMGIGLLLGLVLGKASVWIINRINLDSSGLYPVLTLSLAALTYGISTFAEASGLLAVYVMAVVVGNADLTYRHTIVRFNEGFAWMMQILMFILLGLLVFPNQLLDIIWQGILLSLLLMFVARPLGVFLSMMFAKYSSKEKLFISWAGLKGAVPIVLATYPMMAGLENSTLIFNVVFFVVLTSALLQGATIAPLAKFLNLSQGEKETVPHSLELVSMGKTKNEMIELKLVEHADISGKSLEELHLPEDILVTAVIREDKLLTPRGNTQIFAGDTLYILISKKKRDKVKAFFQRNTADVNEKEGKTS from the coding sequence TTGGATTTTACGGTAGACCATTCAATTCTTTTATTATCTATTCTCCTTGTCATAGGCGTACTTACTGCAAAATTCTCTACTCGCCTTGGGGTCCCTTCGCTTGTACTCTTTATTATTGTAGGAATGGTTGTTAGCCATTACATCTATTTTGACAATGCTCTTTTGACACAAGGATTCGGAATATTAGCGCTTATCGTTATTCTTTTTGATGGTGGCGTTCAAACCAAATGGAAAGATGTCAAACGCGTTGTTCGCCCTTCCGTTTCATTAGCTACTTTCGGGGTCCTCATTACCACAGTTTTAACTGGTGTACTCGCCAAATATATTTTAGGTGTCACTTGGCTTGAAGGCTTTTTATTTGGGGCAATCGTCGGTTCCACAGATGCTGCAGCCGTGTTCTCTGTACTAGGGACACAAAATATTCGACAAAAACTAAACTCCACGCTAGAAGCAGAATCTGGTTCCAATGATCCGATGGCTATCTTCTTAACCGTCTCTATTATCGAATTAATTCAACATCCGGACTCTCCTATCCTTTCATTAATCCTTACTTTCTTTTGGCAAATGGGAATTGGACTGCTACTTGGTTTAGTCCTGGGAAAAGCATCCGTTTGGATTATTAATCGAATTAATTTGGACTCTTCAGGACTTTACCCTGTGCTTACATTGTCATTGGCTGCTCTAACCTATGGAATTTCCACATTTGCAGAAGCAAGCGGCCTACTTGCTGTATATGTAATGGCTGTAGTGGTAGGGAATGCAGATCTAACTTATCGTCATACAATTGTCCGCTTTAACGAAGGTTTTGCATGGATGATGCAAATTTTAATGTTTATTTTACTCGGCCTTCTTGTCTTTCCTAATCAACTGCTAGATATCATTTGGCAGGGTATACTGCTATCTCTTTTACTTATGTTTGTCGCTCGCCCACTCGGCGTATTTCTTTCGATGATGTTTGCTAAATACTCATCCAAAGAAAAGCTGTTTATTTCTTGGGCCGGTTTAAAAGGAGCTGTTCCAATTGTATTGGCTACTTATCCTATGATGGCAGGTTTGGAGAACAGCACGCTCATCTTTAACGTCGTTTTCTTTGTCGTCTTAACTTCCGCTCTTCTTCAAGGAGCAACAATCGCTCCTTTAGCTAAATTTCTAAACCTTTCTCAAGGTGAAAAAGAGACGGTTCCTCACAGTCTCGAGCTTGTTTCGATGGGCAAAACAAAAAATGAAATGATTGAGTTGAAGCTGGTGGAACATGCAGATATATCAGGAAAATCGCTTGAAGAACTTCATCTGCCTGAAGATATTTTAGTGACCGCTGTTATTCGAGAGGATAAATTACTTACACCTAGAGGAAATACACAAATTTTTGCAGGTGATACATTATATATTCTTATTTCAAAGAAAAAACGAGATAAAGTAAAAGCATTTTTCCAAAGAAACACGGCTGATGTGAACGAAAAAGAAGGAAAAACCAGCTAA
- a CDS encoding 5-bromo-4-chloroindolyl phosphate hydrolysis family protein, with the protein MKVVRIIKKILAIWVTGAVAVPVSYFGFSTTMIQSFGISIGVMVVMSLFFIMSSARRHYQNPYREEIAYVRHQVKEARKQLRTIGSYRFKIRSVHMWTELSKLYKVGKIIIEMVEKEPARYKDVQPFFTNYLQSTVTVIERYMFLLSKPTKSIEVKESLHEAEDMLRGLSGKYEHLLTNALSQDKLTLDVELKVLKQAFEEEQPYIPTATNRTK; encoded by the coding sequence ATGAAAGTCGTTCGAATCATAAAAAAGATTCTTGCCATTTGGGTAACAGGAGCAGTAGCCGTTCCGGTCAGCTATTTTGGATTTAGTACCACGATGATTCAATCCTTTGGCATTAGTATAGGAGTAATGGTCGTGATGAGCCTGTTTTTTATTATGAGCAGTGCTCGACGTCATTATCAAAATCCGTATAGAGAAGAAATTGCATACGTTCGTCATCAAGTAAAAGAGGCAAGAAAGCAATTAAGAACCATTGGAAGCTATCGTTTTAAAATTCGGTCTGTTCATATGTGGACAGAACTTTCTAAACTATACAAAGTAGGCAAAATCATCATTGAAATGGTAGAAAAAGAGCCCGCACGATATAAAGATGTTCAGCCCTTTTTTACGAACTACTTGCAATCAACGGTTACCGTCATTGAAAGGTATATGTTTTTATTATCAAAACCAACGAAAAGCATAGAAGTAAAAGAAAGTCTTCATGAAGCGGAAGATATGCTGCGCGGGTTATCAGGGAAGTATGAGCATTTATTAACAAATGCTCTTTCACAAGATAAGCTGACATTAGATGTAGAGCTTAAGGTGCTAAAACAAGCATTTGAAGAGGAGCAGCCGTATATACCGACAGCTACTAATCGCACAAAGTAA
- a CDS encoding M28 family peptidase has protein sequence MKKTVISLAIATSLTLSFTSVQASTSATASHNQSSEQKVLKKVNAEKIYQDIAYLSKKPRVAGTESEREAAAFVQKRLSKLGYQSAVEPFTFTGYTPAASFSLSVNGTSYSPTTFTYSTNGNVTAEIVDGGLGTKDNLANKDVKDKIVLVQRGSITFGEKVLNAAEKGAAAVIIFNNTDGELNGTLGGANDNYIPSLAVTKEEGEKILTSIQKGEKPSGTVKIEGAVVSERTSYNVTATKPSTFKKKGTNDIIVVGAHHDSVAGAPGANDDASGTAMVLELARVFKTLPTDTELRFVTFGAEEVGLLGSEHYVSELSEDEKNRIVGMFNLDMVGSRDAGDLVMNTADGTPNLVTELAQASSTRLNGSPTPFQAGGRSDHVPFAEAGIPSALFIHSPSEPWYHTPEDTLDKISKEKLQDVAEIVGTAIYDRARPDHQGSSVNKRATFKAPHLYHEQDVK, from the coding sequence CGTGATTTCTTTGGCTATAGCAACAAGTTTGACTCTATCTTTTACAAGTGTACAAGCTTCTACTTCTGCAACTGCTTCTCACAATCAAAGTTCTGAACAAAAAGTATTAAAAAAAGTCAATGCTGAGAAAATTTATCAAGACATTGCGTATCTCTCAAAAAAACCTCGTGTGGCAGGAACTGAATCTGAACGCGAAGCTGCTGCGTTTGTTCAAAAGCGTTTGTCTAAACTAGGCTATCAAAGCGCAGTAGAACCTTTTACATTCACCGGTTACACACCAGCAGCTAGTTTTTCACTAAGCGTAAACGGGACAAGCTACTCTCCAACAACTTTTACTTACAGTACCAACGGAAATGTTACGGCTGAAATTGTAGATGGAGGGCTTGGTACAAAAGATAATTTAGCAAACAAAGATGTGAAAGATAAAATTGTATTAGTTCAGCGAGGCTCTATTACTTTTGGTGAAAAAGTATTAAATGCTGCTGAAAAAGGTGCTGCAGCCGTCATTATTTTTAATAATACAGACGGTGAGCTAAACGGAACGCTTGGCGGCGCTAATGATAACTACATCCCGTCTCTTGCTGTTACTAAAGAGGAAGGTGAAAAAATTCTTACTTCTATTCAAAAAGGCGAAAAGCCTTCAGGTACAGTAAAGATTGAAGGGGCTGTTGTAAGTGAGCGAACATCTTATAATGTAACCGCTACTAAACCTTCTACTTTTAAGAAAAAAGGAACAAATGATATTATTGTAGTAGGTGCTCATCACGACTCTGTAGCCGGAGCACCTGGGGCAAATGACGATGCTTCTGGAACAGCAATGGTGCTTGAATTAGCGCGCGTATTTAAAACCCTTCCTACTGATACAGAACTGCGATTTGTTACATTCGGAGCTGAAGAAGTAGGCTTACTAGGATCCGAGCATTATGTTAGTGAGCTATCTGAAGATGAGAAAAATCGTATTGTTGGAATGTTTAATTTAGACATGGTAGGAAGTCGAGATGCGGGAGATTTGGTGATGAATACAGCTGATGGAACACCAAATCTTGTCACAGAATTAGCTCAAGCTTCAAGTACAAGATTAAATGGATCACCTACGCCATTCCAAGCTGGCGGCCGCAGTGATCACGTTCCGTTTGCAGAGGCAGGAATACCGTCTGCTCTATTTATTCACAGCCCGTCTGAACCTTGGTATCATACGCCTGAAGATACCCTTGATAAAATAAGCAAAGAAAAACTTCAAGATGTGGCTGAGATTGTGGGAACAGCTATTTACGATCGTGCTCGTCCTGATCATCAAGGTTCTTCAGTTAACAAGAGGGCAACATTTAAAGCTCCTCATCTTTATCACGAGCAAGATGTCAAATAA
- a CDS encoding glycosyltransferase yields MSFLLVALVLTGTLVITIPTFKRVKIVRNNMSCLSIIIPARNEERNLTFLLQSLQLRNADFEVIVVDDNSTDNTERVAKAFGVKVVHPGALPAGWLGKSWACWNGAREAKGSVLLFLDADITVEKDGIEKVFFYYQQQGGVLSIHPYHLVKRPYEMFSALFHYVTFASIGAFHPFKNWKSPSLGFGQCLLCSAASYFQSGGHEGIKKEVVENMALVEKMNKQGEFITCMSGQGALSMRMYPNGMKSLIRGWSKSFASGAGKTEAIYLFLVSLWLTSMINYVLFLPTLWNQHAGLAISSYVCYVSLLFNSLRKIGSFTFFSLCLFPIHVLFFLGLFVWSFIQTAVRKQVKWKERSISIEEEKKKKVIK; encoded by the coding sequence ATGTCTTTTTTACTGGTTGCTCTTGTCTTGACAGGTACGCTTGTCATCACTATCCCTACATTTAAACGTGTAAAAATAGTAAGAAACAATATGTCATGTTTGTCCATTATTATTCCAGCTAGAAATGAAGAAAGAAACCTTACCTTTTTATTGCAGTCACTCCAGTTACGGAACGCTGACTTTGAAGTGATCGTTGTAGATGACAACTCAACAGATAACACTGAGAGGGTAGCCAAAGCATTTGGCGTAAAAGTAGTGCACCCGGGGGCACTTCCAGCTGGGTGGCTAGGAAAGTCATGGGCATGCTGGAATGGAGCAAGAGAAGCAAAAGGCTCGGTGCTTTTGTTTTTAGATGCTGATATTACAGTAGAGAAAGACGGAATTGAAAAAGTATTTTTCTACTATCAACAGCAAGGGGGTGTGCTGTCGATTCATCCTTATCATCTTGTTAAGAGGCCTTATGAAATGTTTTCTGCTTTATTTCACTATGTTACGTTTGCATCGATTGGCGCTTTTCACCCCTTTAAAAATTGGAAAAGTCCTTCTCTCGGTTTCGGGCAGTGCTTGCTTTGCAGCGCAGCCTCCTACTTTCAAAGCGGAGGCCACGAAGGGATAAAAAAAGAAGTGGTTGAAAATATGGCGCTGGTTGAGAAAATGAACAAACAAGGTGAATTTATTACGTGTATGAGTGGACAGGGAGCTCTTTCCATGCGCATGTATCCAAATGGTATGAAAAGTCTTATAAGAGGTTGGAGTAAAAGTTTTGCTTCAGGTGCGGGGAAAACGGAAGCCATTTATTTATTTCTAGTAAGTTTGTGGCTTACTAGCATGATTAATTATGTCCTTTTTTTACCTACTCTATGGAATCAACATGCAGGCTTGGCAATTAGCAGTTATGTTTGCTATGTAAGTCTCTTATTTAATAGCTTAAGAAAAATAGGTTCGTTTACTTTTTTTTCTTTGTGCTTATTTCCTATTCATGTGCTGTTTTTTCTGGGTCTATTCGTATGGTCTTTCATCCAAACAGCGGTGAGAAAGCAAGTTAAATGGAAAGAACGCAGCATATCTATAGAAGAAGAAAAAAAGAAGAAAGTGATAAAATGA
- a CDS encoding glycosyl-4,4'-diaponeurosporenoate acyltransferase has protein sequence MERTQHIYRRRKKEESDKMTGAQLLINIMAWFVIHMFIAYRCTKVSAFYLKKDLALFKIQSWETVGIYKKFGVHRWKTWLPDAGKLFKRGFYKKKWESRTKEYAQLFLIETNRAELTHWISILPSILFFIWNSPSIGVCMVIYAIIANVPFILVQRYNRIRIHQVVLKLKRN, from the coding sequence ATGGAAAGAACGCAGCATATCTATAGAAGAAGAAAAAAAGAAGAAAGTGATAAAATGACAGGTGCTCAGCTCTTAATTAATATCATGGCATGGTTTGTGATTCACATGTTCATCGCCTACAGATGCACAAAAGTTTCTGCCTTTTACTTAAAAAAGGACCTTGCCCTGTTTAAGATTCAAAGCTGGGAAACAGTTGGGATATATAAAAAATTCGGGGTACACCGATGGAAAACGTGGCTTCCTGATGCAGGAAAGCTATTTAAACGAGGATTTTATAAAAAGAAATGGGAGAGTAGAACGAAGGAATATGCACAGCTTTTTTTAATTGAAACAAATCGAGCAGAGTTAACTCACTGGATCAGCATACTTCCTTCTATTCTTTTTTTTATATGGAACTCTCCTTCTATAGGTGTTTGCATGGTTATTTATGCCATTATTGCAAACGTACCGTTTATTTTGGTTCAACGATATAATCGAATACGGATTCATCAAGTCGTTTTAAAACTCAAACGAAATTAA
- a CDS encoding toxic anion resistance protein produces the protein MMKEYDQNQSLDALLDDPFASPTPQVQSDSRAAKRNTYDDLTPEYQEKAQKIANQIDYKNQQAILQYGVAAQSELSQFSQSVLQHVQTKDTGPVGDVIGDLMSKIRQVNPDDFSAKKKGVIGRLFSGVSRPIQNLLTKYQSINVEIDKIADKLERSKQMLYRDITMLDSLYDKNKQFYEALNVYIAAAEYKLVALQNETLPQLQQTASQKNDYLMAQEVNDLNQFINRLEKRVHDLKLSRQIAIQSAPQIRLIQEVNQTLVEKIQSSILTAIPLWKNQVVIATTLLRQKKAMEAQKQVSKTTNDLLTKNSELLKQNTIEVARENEAGIVDIETLKKTQSDLITTLEEVLKIQEEGRTKRTEAESELYQMEKDLKTKLLDMK, from the coding sequence ATGATGAAAGAATATGATCAAAATCAATCGTTAGATGCGCTGCTTGATGATCCTTTTGCGTCGCCTACCCCGCAGGTACAATCGGACTCTCGCGCTGCAAAAAGAAACACATACGATGATTTGACACCGGAATATCAGGAAAAAGCACAGAAAATCGCAAATCAAATTGATTATAAAAATCAGCAGGCTATCTTACAGTACGGGGTAGCAGCTCAGTCAGAACTATCTCAGTTTTCTCAATCTGTACTACAGCATGTTCAAACGAAAGATACGGGACCAGTAGGAGACGTTATAGGAGATTTGATGAGTAAGATTCGCCAAGTGAATCCCGATGATTTTTCTGCAAAGAAAAAAGGAGTCATCGGTCGATTGTTTTCAGGAGTCTCTAGGCCTATTCAAAATTTATTAACAAAATATCAAAGCATTAATGTTGAAATTGATAAAATTGCAGATAAGTTAGAGCGCTCAAAACAAATGCTGTATCGAGACATTACAATGTTAGATAGCTTATATGATAAAAATAAACAGTTTTACGAGGCGCTTAACGTCTACATTGCAGCGGCAGAATACAAGTTAGTGGCGCTGCAGAATGAAACGCTGCCCCAGCTTCAGCAAACAGCATCTCAAAAAAATGACTACCTGATGGCTCAGGAGGTCAATGATTTAAATCAATTTATCAATAGGCTAGAAAAACGAGTGCATGATTTAAAACTGAGCCGTCAAATTGCCATTCAAAGTGCACCGCAGATTCGATTAATTCAAGAAGTCAATCAGACCCTTGTTGAAAAAATTCAAAGCTCTATTTTAACAGCTATTCCACTTTGGAAAAATCAAGTAGTAATCGCAACCACTTTATTACGCCAAAAGAAAGCAATGGAAGCCCAAAAGCAAGTATCTAAGACAACAAACGACTTGCTTACTAAAAATTCAGAGCTGCTCAAGCAGAATACGATTGAAGTAGCTCGTGAAAACGAGGCGGGGATTGTCGATATCGAAACATTGAAAAAAACGCAGTCCGATTTGATTACCACGTTAGAAGAAGTACTAAAGATACAAGAAGAAGGACGTACGAAGCGTACCGAGGCAGAATCAGAGCTGTATCAAATGGAAAAAGATTTAAAAACTAAACTATTAGATATGAAATAA
- a CDS encoding LTA synthase family protein, with the protein MKQLMTNGKNIFSKQLPLFLIAVLLFWIKTYTVYRIEFNLGLDNFMQKFLLFINPIGSAIFFFAIALLFKGRGKVRALLGMNFLLSFILYANVVYYRFFNDFITVPVLTQSNNFGQLGGSAMALISPTDILYFTDFFILLVLVLWKKVDLPATISRRTVTGVFLSGILFLSANIALAEMDRPQLLTRTFDRNYLVKYLGTYNYTIYDIIQSSKSSAQRALADSSDVAEVENYAKATYAEPNKEYFGQAKGKNVIYISLESLQSFMIGYKLNGEEVTPFLNSLLKDQNTMYFDNFFHQTGQGKTSDAEFMMENSLFGLPQGSVFTTKANNTYQSLSGILDQQGYTTSVFHGNGKSFWNRDEMYKSMGVEKFFDSAYYNMSEEDTLNYGLKDKPFFKESMPYLKGLKQPFSAKFITLSNHFPYPLDKEDQTIGPHNTGDKSVDQYFQTARYLDESIKQFFEDLQASGLADNTMVVMYGDHYGISENHKRAMGEVMGKNINDFEQAQLQRVPLFITSPGLKGGVNHTYGGDVDVRPTVMHLLGLDTKDYIDFGTDLLSKEHQQVVPFRNGDFVTPKVTKVDQKVYDNATGKQLSDKEAKQYDKYDELVKKKLELSDKLVYGDLLRFHTPEGFKPIERSKYDYNKREDQ; encoded by the coding sequence ATGAAACAGCTCATGACAAACGGTAAAAATATTTTTTCGAAACAGCTGCCGTTATTTCTAATTGCAGTTTTGTTGTTTTGGATTAAAACGTATACCGTTTATCGTATCGAATTTAACTTAGGGCTAGATAATTTTATGCAAAAGTTCTTACTTTTCATAAACCCAATTGGTTCGGCAATTTTCTTTTTTGCCATTGCATTACTATTTAAAGGGCGCGGAAAAGTACGAGCATTGCTTGGAATGAATTTTTTACTTTCATTCATCCTGTACGCAAATGTAGTATACTATCGCTTCTTTAATGATTTTATTACTGTTCCTGTATTGACTCAGTCAAACAACTTTGGTCAATTAGGCGGCAGTGCCATGGCTTTAATTAGCCCAACTGATATTTTATACTTCACAGATTTCTTTATTCTTTTAGTTTTAGTACTATGGAAAAAAGTTGACTTACCAGCAACAATTAGTCGACGTACTGTGACAGGTGTATTTTTATCAGGGATTTTATTCTTAAGTGCCAACATCGCACTAGCGGAAATGGATCGTCCTCAACTATTAACGAGAACATTTGACCGCAACTATTTAGTAAAATATTTAGGAACGTATAACTATACGATCTATGACATCATCCAGAGCTCGAAATCTTCAGCACAGCGCGCGCTAGCAGATAGCAGTGATGTGGCTGAGGTAGAGAACTATGCAAAAGCAACATATGCTGAGCCGAACAAAGAATATTTCGGTCAAGCAAAAGGCAAAAACGTTATCTATATTTCATTAGAGTCACTTCAGTCATTTATGATTGGTTATAAGTTAAATGGTGAAGAAGTAACGCCATTCTTAAATTCACTATTAAAAGATCAGAACACAATGTATTTCGATAACTTCTTCCATCAAACAGGGCAAGGTAAAACGTCAGATGCTGAATTCATGATGGAGAACTCATTATTCGGCTTACCTCAAGGTTCTGTATTTACAACAAAAGCAAATAACACCTATCAGTCGCTATCTGGTATTCTAGATCAGCAAGGCTATACAACATCTGTGTTCCACGGAAATGGAAAATCGTTCTGGAACCGTGATGAAATGTATAAATCAATGGGTGTAGAAAAATTCTTTGATTCAGCTTATTACAATATGTCAGAAGAAGATACGCTGAACTATGGTTTAAAAGATAAACCATTCTTTAAAGAATCAATGCCGTACCTAAAAGGCTTAAAGCAGCCATTTAGCGCGAAGTTCATTACGTTATCAAACCACTTCCCTTATCCGCTAGATAAGGAAGACCAAACGATTGGACCTCACAATACGGGAGATAAGTCAGTTGACCAATACTTCCAAACGGCTCGTTATTTAGATGAATCAATCAAGCAATTCTTTGAGGACTTACAGGCCTCTGGTTTAGCAGACAATACGATGGTCGTGATGTACGGTGACCACTACGGTATTTCTGAAAACCATAAGCGTGCAATGGGCGAAGTAATGGGTAAAAACATCAATGATTTTGAACAAGCTCAGCTGCAGCGCGTACCATTATTTATTACTTCACCAGGCCTTAAAGGCGGCGTAAATCATACGTATGGTGGAGATGTAGATGTTCGTCCAACAGTGATGCATTTATTAGGTCTTGATACAAAAGACTATATTGACTTTGGTACAGACTTATTATCAAAAGAACATCAGCAAGTTGTACCTTTCCGTAACGGTGACTTTGTTACACCGAAGGTAACAAAAGTTGATCAGAAAGTGTATGACAATGCAACGGGCAAGCAGCTTTCGGATAAGGAAGCGAAACAGTATGATAAGTATGATGAACTAGTTAAGAAAAAGCTAGAACTATCAGATAAACTTGTTTACGGAGATTTACTCCGCTTTCATACACCAGAAGGGTTCAAACCAATTGAACGCTCGAAGTATGATTACAACAAGCGCGAAGATCAATAA
- a CDS encoding polysaccharide deacetylase family protein: MKWCLSIIIIVSINFYGIQADAAKKSRFYYEKKGDIVWEVPMKDEKLIALTFDDGPDPKYTPTILNLLQKYGAKATFFVVGDRITSFPKLAQREVREGHELANHTYSHLKVRDQKVERIEQEIEKADERIQAITGIKPYLFRPPTGYYDDRVVKAAKNQQYTIILWSWHQDTFDWRNPGVGKIVSQVLNHARSGDIVLFHDTGGDRTQTIEALKQILPKLKEEGYKFVTVSELLKHHPNYKSLYLMQQQKQHSVQ, encoded by the coding sequence GTGAAATGGTGCTTGTCAATTATCATTATTGTTTCCATTAATTTCTATGGTATTCAGGCGGATGCTGCAAAGAAGAGCAGATTTTATTATGAAAAAAAAGGAGATATCGTGTGGGAAGTTCCCATGAAAGATGAGAAGTTAATTGCGCTTACATTTGATGATGGACCAGATCCTAAATATACGCCGACCATTTTAAATTTATTGCAAAAGTACGGTGCCAAAGCAACTTTTTTTGTAGTCGGCGATCGAATAACGTCTTTTCCCAAGCTTGCTCAAAGAGAAGTTCGTGAAGGTCATGAACTTGCTAATCATACATATAGCCATTTGAAAGTAAGGGACCAGAAAGTAGAGAGAATTGAACAAGAAATTGAAAAAGCGGATGAACGTATACAAGCTATTACAGGAATAAAACCTTACCTGTTTCGTCCACCTACTGGCTATTATGACGATCGGGTAGTAAAAGCTGCTAAAAATCAGCAGTATACTATTATTCTTTGGTCTTGGCATCAAGATACATTTGATTGGAGAAATCCAGGCGTAGGTAAAATTGTAAGTCAAGTGCTTAACCATGCCAGGTCAGGAGATATTGTATTATTTCACGATACGGGAGGCGATCGAACTCAAACCATTGAAGCATTAAAACAAATTTTGCCGAAGTTAAAGGAAGAAGGGTATAAATTTGTGACCGTCTCGGAACTTTTAAAACATCACCCCAATTATAAATCTCTTTACTTGATGCAGCAGCAAAAACAGCACTCCGTTCAATAA